In one Tindallia californiensis genomic region, the following are encoded:
- the saoX gene encoding ABC transporter substrate-binding subunit SaoX, protein MSMRKRKSLIMMICLSLLLAACGGGSGSGTDDGAASGEVIEIGYFNCDMMVACPVAYHAGIYEKYGLNTNLTMTSDIGVLMAAGQMDVGYMGSNAVNNALNQGTPIKMTAFNHLGGSYYLVGSNEIETAQDMVGKRINMGPDAHEVNPEWRIIAHDAGIPYDPAEYEAYSMSQRDAFFALEIGELDGVLVCDPFMSLAEHRGIGHELAVSRMLPDGDWGFKTLLIMHDDFIQERPEEAEKMLLAHVEAIQYLYTNPIESGKIFAEVFDVPEEVGFRTIFQKTVDEGRTMTWVIDDERVERYYDMTQNYFDMLEWQDFTPQEEWVYHDLQNQLDLPDFDAFITEKVDPYYPVGMSYDDWLEKAMELYES, encoded by the coding sequence ATGAGTATGAGAAAGAGAAAAAGTTTGATAATGATGATTTGCCTATCCTTGTTGTTGGCAGCGTGCGGAGGAGGATCAGGAAGTGGAACGGATGACGGTGCCGCTAGTGGTGAAGTCATTGAAATTGGTTATTTTAATTGCGATATGATGGTGGCCTGTCCGGTGGCATACCATGCGGGTATTTACGAAAAATATGGACTGAACACGAATCTTACCATGACCAGTGATATTGGCGTATTAATGGCCGCTGGTCAGATGGATGTTGGTTATATGGGAAGCAATGCAGTAAACAATGCCTTGAATCAAGGTACGCCAATTAAAATGACGGCGTTTAACCACTTAGGAGGTTCCTATTACTTAGTAGGTTCTAATGAGATTGAAACCGCTCAGGATATGGTTGGAAAACGAATTAACATGGGTCCGGATGCTCACGAGGTAAATCCGGAATGGCGAATTATTGCTCATGATGCTGGTATTCCTTATGATCCAGCAGAGTACGAAGCTTATAGTATGTCTCAGAGAGATGCCTTTTTTGCTCTTGAAATTGGCGAATTGGACGGTGTTTTGGTTTGCGACCCTTTTATGTCTTTGGCAGAGCATCGAGGCATTGGTCATGAATTGGCTGTAAGTAGAATGCTTCCAGACGGAGATTGGGGATTTAAGACCTTATTGATTATGCATGATGATTTTATTCAAGAAAGACCTGAGGAAGCAGAAAAAATGCTACTGGCACATGTGGAAGCCATTCAGTACCTGTATACAAATCCAATAGAATCGGGAAAAATATTTGCAGAAGTATTTGATGTGCCGGAAGAAGTTGGATTCCGAACCATTTTTCAAAAAACCGTAGATGAAGGTCGCACTATGACTTGGGTTATCGATGATGAGCGAGTAGAACGGTATTACGATATGACACAAAATTATTTTGATATGTTAGAATGGCAAGACTTTACTCCTCAGGAGGAGTGGGTATACCATGACCTGCAAAACCAATTGGACTTACCGGACTTCGATGCTTTTATCACCGAAAAAGTTGATCCTTACTATCCGGTAGGCATGAGTTATGATGATTGGTTGGAGAAAGCCATGGAGTTATATGAATCATAA
- the saoC gene encoding Cys-Cys-COOH (seleno)protein SaoC: MKIVKTWFAGFLIIVLVVMAGWNYSQRKEVSIEYLDLATTPAIDHWRKHYEENELILWDQEDLTDNGKLDTVIIFNVGHRKNNVLVVMDMGDEFVMTEPIPAPVENQVIKFLDFDNEPPNELYISGSKGPHVGHAIYRIVDDELVDLFSMDMSLCC, translated from the coding sequence ATGAAAATAGTTAAAACATGGTTTGCAGGTTTTCTAATCATTGTTCTGGTTGTAATGGCTGGCTGGAACTATTCCCAAAGAAAAGAGGTATCGATAGAGTATCTTGATCTTGCAACAACTCCGGCGATTGATCATTGGAGAAAACATTACGAAGAAAATGAGCTGATTCTCTGGGATCAAGAAGATTTAACGGATAATGGCAAGTTAGATACAGTAATTATTTTTAATGTGGGCCATCGAAAAAACAATGTGCTAGTGGTGATGGACATGGGCGATGAATTTGTTATGACGGAACCCATACCGGCACCTGTGGAAAATCAAGTGATCAAATTTCTTGACTTTGACAACGAACCGCCCAATGAGCTATACATCTCTGGTTCAAAAGGTCCACATGTGGGCCATGCGATTTATCGCATTGTTGATGATGAGTTAGTAGACCTATTCTCTATGGATATGTCTCTATGTTGCTAA
- the saoE gene encoding efflux transporter SaoE, which translates to MPSFIKEVLLVSIDLLNGASVWLVLSFLIAGMLHHFMSPAKLHQMLGNTKISSIVRATVSGMFLPICSCGVIPLGMSLYYSGAYVGPTIAFNIAAPIINPASLILAFGLLGPEIAVIYLIAGFTVPIIVGVLGNRLAGPELYLPGMETCGDESRVLLETEEKEHFFQKLKGGIHWGFADMGAQVSKYVVPAMILVALLFMAVPPSFIQQYLGAPGVISIAGIALLASVMYVCAVGHIPFVAALLASGASPGVALTFLMAGTATNLPELISMYKLIGKRSVTIYAVSLFTCALLVGSITNALLLPGFTPVFDLARNQQTIDWAGYFIFAPPLALRYLASGIIISLALKVYGEKITRWIHRRQETACHENS; encoded by the coding sequence TTGCCCTCATTTATAAAGGAAGTGTTGCTGGTTAGTATTGATTTATTGAATGGTGCTTCTGTATGGCTGGTTTTAAGCTTTCTGATTGCTGGTATGCTCCATCATTTCATGAGTCCAGCAAAGCTTCATCAAATGCTAGGCAATACAAAAATATCCTCTATTGTTCGAGCAACGGTTTCAGGGATGTTTTTACCCATATGCAGTTGTGGAGTAATTCCTTTAGGCATGAGTCTTTATTACTCTGGTGCCTATGTAGGGCCAACCATTGCCTTTAATATTGCTGCACCTATTATTAATCCAGCGTCTTTGATTCTTGCTTTTGGGTTATTGGGACCGGAAATTGCTGTTATTTATTTGATTGCTGGATTTACAGTGCCTATTATTGTAGGAGTTTTAGGGAATCGGTTGGCAGGGCCAGAACTATATTTGCCGGGGATGGAAACCTGTGGTGATGAAAGTCGGGTTTTGCTGGAAACAGAAGAAAAGGAACATTTTTTTCAAAAGCTTAAAGGTGGCATTCACTGGGGCTTTGCTGATATGGGTGCACAGGTCAGCAAATATGTGGTACCGGCGATGATTTTAGTAGCGCTTCTGTTTATGGCTGTGCCACCGTCGTTTATACAACAATATTTAGGAGCTCCCGGTGTAATTTCCATCGCTGGGATCGCTTTGTTAGCCTCCGTTATGTATGTTTGTGCAGTAGGGCATATTCCTTTTGTAGCGGCATTACTGGCAAGTGGTGCGTCACCAGGAGTAGCGTTAACATTCTTAATGGCTGGAACGGCTACAAACTTGCCAGAACTAATTAGCATGTACAAACTAATCGGGAAGCGTAGTGTGACCATTTATGCCGTAAGCTTATTTACCTGTGCTTTACTGGTAGGAAGCATTACCAATGCTCTGCTTTTACCGGGGTTTACACCGGTATTTGATTTGGCACGTAACCAGCAGACAATAGACTGGGCAGGCTACTTTATTTTTGCACCGCCCTTAGCTTTAAGGTATCTTGCCTCAGGAATCATCATATCCTTAGCGTTAAAGGTATATGGGGAAAAGATTACACGTTGGATACACCGAAGACAGGAGACGGCATGTCATGAAAATAGTTAA
- the saoT gene encoding thioredoxin-like (seleno)protein SaoT has product MAKVLVEFINTCPTCVGYEEMIRKAAKEKGDQVEVKIYYAGKDYDYVRKYGMVTKGTMIINEKKKYDRLNQKTIEDAISDALKAGEE; this is encoded by the coding sequence GTGGCAAAAGTGTTGGTGGAATTTATCAATACATGTCCAACCTGTGTTGGATATGAAGAAATGATTCGTAAAGCAGCCAAAGAAAAAGGCGATCAGGTAGAAGTAAAGATTTATTATGCTGGAAAAGATTATGATTATGTTCGTAAGTATGGAATGGTTACCAAAGGTACGATGATTATTAATGAAAAGAAAAAGTATGACCGCTTAAATCAAAAGACAATAGAAGATGCCATTAGTGATGCATTGAAGGCAGGCGAAGAGTAG
- the saoA gene encoding ABC transporter ATP-binding protein SaoA, which produces MEKLKAEKICKTYRNGKEINNVLKDIDITIKEGEFVSLLGPSGCGKTTMLTIMAGFQGADSGCIKVEDTVVTKPGPDRAFVFQGYALFPWKTVKDNILYPMKQQKVSKEQQEEKLQALLKLSNLEGKENLYPHQLSGGMKQRTAVARALACQPSVLLMDEPLGALDYQMRRKIQEDLERIFMEDKVTVVMVSHDIEEAVFMSDRVLLMSTNQGEIVENLEIDLERPRRREHKKYKEYIDHLTDLIQGADGEDKRKEDSQKPKLAV; this is translated from the coding sequence ATGGAAAAGTTAAAAGCAGAAAAAATTTGCAAAACCTACCGGAACGGAAAAGAGATTAACAACGTACTAAAGGACATTGATATCACTATTAAAGAAGGTGAGTTTGTAAGTCTGTTAGGGCCTTCTGGATGTGGAAAAACAACGATGCTAACCATCATGGCAGGCTTTCAGGGAGCGGATTCCGGCTGCATAAAAGTGGAAGATACGGTTGTAACAAAACCAGGACCGGATCGTGCTTTTGTATTTCAGGGGTATGCTTTGTTTCCATGGAAAACGGTGAAGGACAACATTCTCTACCCAATGAAGCAACAGAAAGTGTCAAAAGAACAACAGGAAGAAAAGCTTCAGGCTCTATTGAAATTATCCAATTTAGAAGGAAAAGAAAATCTTTACCCTCATCAGCTCTCTGGAGGGATGAAGCAGCGTACGGCAGTAGCAAGAGCCTTAGCTTGTCAACCAAGTGTGCTTTTAATGGACGAACCCTTAGGAGCGCTTGATTATCAAATGCGACGCAAAATTCAGGAAGACTTGGAACGGATTTTTATGGAAGATAAGGTAACGGTGGTAATGGTCAGTCATGATATAGAAGAAGCTGTTTTTATGAGTGACCGAGTACTGCTGATGTCGACTAACCAAGGAGAAATCGTGGAAAATCTGGAAATTGATCTGGAAAGACCACGACGCCGTGAGCATAAAAAGTATAAAGAATACATTGATCACTTAACAGATCTTATTCAGGGAGCTGATGGCGAAGATAAGCGCAAAGAAGATTCTCAAAAACCAAAACTGGCCGTATAA